The Streptomyces sp. NBC_00597 DNA segment GTGCTGGCCCAACTCGCCGCCCGTGGCATAGGGATGGCCATCCTGCCGGAGCGGTTCGTGCTCTCCCAGCCGGACCAGCTGCACCCCGTCGAGATCACCAGCATGCACCTGCGCGGCGGCCTCGCCCTGGCCTGGCGGTCGAGCGGCCGCATGAGTCCGGCGGCCCGGGCCCTCGTGGCACGGGCGCGCACGCAGCTCGGCTAGCCCGCCGCGCACCGCCCGCCCGCAGGCGGTTGCCGCACCTACCTCCCACCCTCACCGGAAAGGGCCACGTGAACGTAGTTGACCTCGCGCGACTCCAGTTCGCCGTCACCGCGACGCTGCACTTCCTGTTCGTCGCCCTGACCCTCGGACTGGTCACGGTCGTCGCACTGACGCAGACCCGGGCGATCCGCACCGAGGAACTCGCCCTGCGCGCCACCCGCATGCGCCGCGTGCGCTTCTGGGGCGGCCTCTACGTCATCAACTACGCCCTCGGCATCGTCAGCGGACTCACCCAGGAGTTCCAGTTCGGCCTGAACTGGTCCGGCCTCTCCCACGTCATGGGCAACGTCGTCGGCGCCCCGCTGGCCGTCGAGAGCGTCGCCGCGTTCTTCCTCGAATCGACCTTCCTCGGGCTCTGGGCGTTCGGGTTCAACCGGGTGTCGCCCCGCGCCCACCTCGCGCTGATCTGGGGCGTCGCCCTCACCGCGTACGCCTCCACCTTCTGGGTCATGGTGGTCAACGGCTTCATGCAGAAGCCCGTCGGATTCGAGATGCGCGACGGCACCGCACACGTCACCGACTGGGGCGCCCTGCTCACCAACGGGGCGACCTGGTACGCCGTCGTGCACATCGCGGGCGCCGTGGCCCTGCTCGCCGGCCTGCTCATGGCCGCCGTCAGCGCCCACCACGTGCGCCGCGGCCAGGACAGCGAATTCTTCCGCCCGACGCTGGTCCAGGGCTCCGTCCTCGCGGGTTGCGGCGCCGTCGTCACCGCGATCGCGGGCTCCGTGCACCTGGGGGCGCTCAAGGACTACCAGCCCGAGAAGTACGCCGTGCTGATGGGCCAGAGCGGCGCCGAACTCGACGCGGTGCGCGCCGCCGCGACGGCCCGGTACGGCAACGGTGACTGGCTGCCGCCCGCGTGGGTGGGCGGGGCGTCCGTGCTCATGCTCGTCCTCGGCGTCCTCCTGGCCCTGCTGGCCTGGATCCCGGCCACGGCCGCCCGCGGCGGAGCGACGGGCGAGACGCTCGCCCGCCGGCGTTTGCGGCTGCGGCTGCCGTCGGTCCTGCTGCCCCTCGGCTTCCTGGCCCTGATCTGCGGCTGGCTCAGCCGCGAGGTCGGCCGGCAGCCGTGGATGGTCACCGGCGAACTCACCGTCCGCGACGCCGTCGCCGACGTCTCCCGCGGGGGGATGCTCGCCTCGTTCGTCGTCTTCACGCTCGTGCTCACCACCCTGGCCGTCGTCGACTGGGTGCTCATGGCCCGCTTCGCGCGGCTCGGACCGGACGCGGGACTGCTCGGCGACACGGGCCTCTTCCCGGACGCCGAAGAGCGCAGGGTGTTGCGGGAGGGCGACCGGGGGACGCCCGAGGCGGACGTCCGCCCCTCCTACTGACCCCCCCCATGACCGTACGTACGCCGAGCTGACGGGTAATCAACCGTGGATGTCTTTTGGTACGCCCTGGTCGGGCTCCTCCTCGCCGGCTACCTGGCTCTGGAAAGCATCGACTTCGGCGTCGGGATGCTGATGCCGTTCGCCGACACGGAGAGCGGCCGCGCACGCATGCGGCGCACCATCGTCCCCCTCTTCCTCGCGAACGAGGTGTGGTTGGTCGCCTTCGGCGGTCTCCTCTTCGGAGCCCTGCCCGTGGCGGAGGGGGAACTGCTGCACGCGCTGCGGCTGCCCTTCCTCGGCGTGCTGTGCGCGTGGTTCCTGCGCGACGCCGCACTGTGGTTCCAAACGGCGCACGACGGCGCCGGCTGGCGGCGGACCTGGGGCATCGTGCTGGCGGCCGCCAGCCTGGTCCTCGCGGCCGGCTGGG contains these protein-coding regions:
- a CDS encoding cytochrome ubiquinol oxidase subunit I, whose amino-acid sequence is MNVVDLARLQFAVTATLHFLFVALTLGLVTVVALTQTRAIRTEELALRATRMRRVRFWGGLYVINYALGIVSGLTQEFQFGLNWSGLSHVMGNVVGAPLAVESVAAFFLESTFLGLWAFGFNRVSPRAHLALIWGVALTAYASTFWVMVVNGFMQKPVGFEMRDGTAHVTDWGALLTNGATWYAVVHIAGAVALLAGLLMAAVSAHHVRRGQDSEFFRPTLVQGSVLAGCGAVVTAIAGSVHLGALKDYQPEKYAVLMGQSGAELDAVRAAATARYGNGDWLPPAWVGGASVLMLVLGVLLALLAWIPATAARGGATGETLARRRLRLRLPSVLLPLGFLALICGWLSREVGRQPWMVTGELTVRDAVADVSRGGMLASFVVFTLVLTTLAVVDWVLMARFARLGPDAGLLGDTGLFPDAEERRVLREGDRGTPEADVRPSY